The following is a genomic window from Oscarella lobularis chromosome 2, ooOscLobu1.1, whole genome shotgun sequence.
ACTTTGATTAATCGAATTATCTCTATCAGTGACGCACGCTGCGATATGACGCATGAGAGTGTGACGTAAGCGTCCTTCGTGTCCCGACTGCGCCCACAAACCCCCACCATCAATGGGAGCACTTCTCTCCCACTGtgtgtcgtcgaacgacgacgcaacCCGATCTCCGGACGTCGCGGcccaatcgacgacgtcgtctcatCGCGGTCGCGTGTCGCCGAAACAGAACGGCAGCCGAATTcacgaaaagaacgcgaaaTCTCGCGAAGCGAACACCGTCCCGGATATCAAGAGATCGAGCCCCCCGACAACCGAGTCCGTAGAAGCGAAAATCGGCGCCTATTTCGCACGCTACAAGGATCCCGACGAAGATCGCATCCTCGCCGAAGGAATGGAGCGTTTCTGCGCCGATCTCGGCGTCGATCCGACcgaattcgtcgttctcgcgcTCGCGTGGACGTTCGAAGCGGACGAAATGTGCGCATTCGCTCGCAACGAATTCGTCGGCggctgtcgtcgtctcggcgacgttcATTCGCCCGAAACGCTTCGAGCGAAATTtcccgacgtcgaacgcgaagcgACGGGGCCCCGTTTCCGGGATTTCTATCGATTTACGTTCGGTTTTGGTTTGGACAAGTCATCCGGGCAACGATCGTTGCCCCTAGCAATCGCCGTGCCACTCTGGCAACTCGTCTTTTCGAAGCGTCGCGACGTGATCGTCTTGGAGTCGTGGTGCGCCTATTTGGAAGCGAATCAGGTGAAGGggatatcacgtgacacgtGGAATATGTTCTTACCGTTTGCATTGACAATTCGAGATGACTTTAGCAATTACGACGATTCGGAGGCGTGGCCAAGTCtctttgacgattttgtAGAGTATCAAACATCCGTTAGGCAGTGAGAAAACGTAACGTGCGCTACTAACTAGGAGAAGAGATTTGTATACATTGTTCAATATACCTAAATAGCTTTTGTTTCATTTATTACATGTACACACACAGACTTggagaagaaatttttttaataaCACATTCTATCCAATAGTCTTCATCACCTCAACAGCCTCTTCGTACAACTTGAAATATTCTTTAGCTAGGTGAAGAAAGGGTGCGAGGCAAGACTCGCTCTTTTTCTGTATATAAAAAATGAGATTAAAGAGATTAAacgtgtcacgtgatataCTGTGCTCGTTTCGAAGTAGGCCAAATCTTTCTCCGAAGCCAGTGATCTTCCCTCGCTTTCAGTCACTGCTCTTCTTTCCAACAAGTCTGTTTTATTTGCTACTAAAACGCCTATGTAGTCAAATAAAGAATTGTTTACTGTGGCTAGTCAATGGctctcttgtttttttgtacCCGGAATTGTTAGATTTGGTGCAAGTGAATGGACTTGGTCAAACCACTTGCTACTATTTTTAAACGAGTCTTGATTTGTGACGTCGTAAACGATCACAAGTAGACTAGGATTTTCCCACTGcggaaaaaaataaaaatattttcacaTACATGTGAAAAAGGGTGACTTACGTATTTGGAAACGACGTCCGAGAAGAGAGGCTGGCCACCCGAATCATAAAGAAGCATTTCCTGCAAAACGAAAAGTATATCTGCAACtaatattttaaaaataaatttcttACAACGGTATTAGAAGAATCCGGCAGTTGAAGTACTTTTGTGAGAATTTCCACTCCAGGAGTCTGCACGAaagtttaatttttaggtAGGTTCAATCGTCTTGTTACATATGCACCATTGAATATGTTTTAGATACATTGCCCTCTCCGTGTAAGATCTGTGATAGTGCGCTCTTGCCGACAGCGGCATCACCTAAGGTTAACGTGCGTTATAAAACTCCAAATTAGGAAAAATTCGCAGAATTTGCTGAGTGTCGTAATCAATCTCAAGAAAGCTATCCACAGCGTATTTTAACTTGCCTGCTACAATGCACTTGGCTCTAAGTTGTACGGAAACCGAAGAACTGCTACGTAGCAACGCCATTCTCCACTCGTCGCCAATGAAAGAAGCGCGCTAGTCAGATCCCGTACGCGCCTAAAAAAATGGCTAGCGAATTCAGAAAAAGGCTCCAGAATCTCTTCCGACGACGCAGCGAAGACCCAGAGCATTCTCTGACACTCGATCCCGAAGATATAACAATAGGAGTCGATACCGTCAAGGTGGACTCCCcttcgaaacgttttttgcagCGTGAATCGTTCCTACAGGAACTTAGCCGCGAAAATCCGCTAGTGCACCGACTATTGCGACTCAAGGAGCTCACAGACATCGTGGCAAAGCAACGAGTCgaagaggcaaagaaaacgacaacggaaataataaataataataatcttcCTATAGTACGCTGTCGAATCCATTTGGATTGCCATAAAAGATCTTCTGCGACCGTCCAATCCATTAGAAACCCGATCAATCGTCTTGGCATTTTTGGAAGCATTGATAAGAGGACAggtaaaaaggaaaaaaacatAGACAAAGACATTCtcgatttattattatttagtaCGGGGAACTCGGCTTGCTGAGACATCACTTTTTTCGCGTTGTAGCTATGCACAACATCGAGGAAGATTTCGCTCAGAGGTAATAAGAAAATGTTGattattcaattaaaataatgTCCTTTTTCTTATTAGACTCGGTATTTTGACTGAGTTGACGGGGCAAGGTCGCAATGTTCAGTCGTTCGAACAGGACATCGGTCCACTGCTTTTGAACTGGATGCCCGTCATGGCAAACCACGAAAAGTCACCCCCTCAGACATTTTtcacattttcaatttcaaaatttcgtttttagaCTTTCCGCTTTTTTGAAACTGACTGTCAACGTCATCCACTTCAACGCATCGTATCTTGAAGAATCCGTCATTTCAGGCCTCGTTCAGTACGTCAGCAAATCAAAAGATTAATTTCTATATCTCCCCTTCAAGATACACGTGCGTAATCTGCGATCGATTCGAATCCGTTTCCGGCGTCGTTGAGGCACGTGCGACTcctaattaatataatttaTCCCAaccctttttctcttcagtcGTGTCTTGAGTTGGTGGACAGTGTTCTTCGCTACAGTTGCCTGCCAACGTCCGCTCTACAACCGACAATAACGACACTATGCCACACAGTTGTCGGAGAGACTTTTTCTCATGTCAGCTGGCAGGTATTGctacataaataaataatctcAATCGCTTATTTAACCTTAGGAGAACGGAAAGTTTTAGGGTATATGCAGTGTAGAAAAGGACCTAATGTTGTTGGAGTATATGGTTTATTGCATATGgtgtaaaattatttacaaAAGAAATGATTATTCCTAACCATGCTAACATTTTCATATATATAATGGCTCCAATTTTATCATTAGTTTTAGCTTTTATAGCTTGAGCTGTTATACCTTGTACACAAAATGTAGTTTTAAGTGATTTAATAcatttattttatattttttatttctagcTGATGAGTAAGCTTCTTGGCACTCatcttggccacagaggaATCTACACCCTTTGCGAAATTCTTCAAGATAAGTATGATGATGAAATAATTTAATCTCTAGTGTCTGGATCCTCTTGTTGTAGTGCTAGCGATCCTTGTCTACTTCAAGGCGCTATTTTTTTCCTGGGAGAGTCCCTATGGGGCAGTCAACGCGTCTCTTCTCTAAAGCACTCCTTTCCATCAGTTCTACCTTCTATTCTAAAAGTCTCGCGAGAATATTCTATAGCACGGTTTCTATtagtcgatttcttcctaTAGGCTCTAGATTTGGGACATCCCTCAGTTTTCTATAAAGCCGTTTTGTCCATGGAACGTCTAATCGAAAAGGAAGGCCAGAGACTCGATTACGTCACGTGGGATCTCGTTCTTAGCATTCTCGAATCAAtcagcgtcttcgtcgaagtgaaACAGCCAAAATAACGATTAATTTttaagagagagagaacgtGTTTTTTAGTCTGAGAAGAGTCTAGTTAACGGAAGTCGAGTCGCCCGGAAATTACATCACATTTTCAGCTGCGTCGAAGGATCGTGCGAAAGCGGAAAATTCCTcggcgaagcgaaacgatttTTCAGCTTGGCCGAACGATTCACGTGCAAACGACCCGTACGcaatcgaaaaaaaatattaaaattctcaaaattctttttctcgtaggAATTATGCGCTTTGACGCTCGTCTCGTTTCGAGCGCGCGCCATCGATCCTTCGGCGAGCGACTGGATACAGAGTTTAGAGTCCGTGCTCATTCGCTATTACGTCAATGACGCGCGAACCAACGTCAGACTGAAAGCGCTTACCGTTCTGGAAGCCGTTCTTAGCTCAATTCGACACACATTCGAGGTGAGAGACGTTTTTATTTAAAGCGTTTGGGACTtatgttttttttaaaattaattaaaggatCTATTGATTGAGTCTGTCGTTCTACCGTTGTTTCATTCGTCGACTCCTTCTATAGAAGAGGACGGTGATGTGGACGTGAGACAAGCGGTTGTTCAGCTGCACTTGGATTTGGCTTTTGGATGCACGAATCCGCATTTTTTCAGCTTGgttgtcgtcatcgaaaGGGTAAGAAATAGTCAGGGAGTAATATAACGGTCCTGGGATTGTTTTTCTAGGTTGTTAAACGAACGATGGAGTCAGAGGTGGGCATCTCTTTTTCGTACGTTTAgcgaaattaatttttatttagaccCAAATTGGtaaagacgtcgaaacggcgatGATCGGTCTCGTGGAGTTGTTCAAAGTGAGAaatgaaaatcgtcgcgaatACGACGTCTAGATACCATAGTCTCCTTAGTACAAGCTTCTTCACATTCCGCCGCATCATTCCTACTGCCTATTTCGAATTCTCGTCAATCACGTTCAGCTCCAATACAAAAGACAAgacacgtcgtcgagagcgtCAAGAATTCGCCAACAGGTAAtcttctattaattaattaaacaaagaTACAGGCCGAATATTATTCGAGTACTTGCGCTCAGATTTTCGAatgttttcttcgtctccgaGCCAATCCTCTTCACCAGCTAGGCTTCCTTTGCTCCAATAACACCACCGTCGATTATAGCCCCTTTGTAACGTGCGACGAAAGGTGAAAAGCGCACTCCAGAAACGAAATCCTCCTATAGATTAATTCTAGCGAGGACGACGTTCTAAATAAGAGGCGAAGTAGTCGCCCTTTGCCCATTGGCAAAGCCGCCTGTTTTGCCGCTATGCCACACCAAGAACCGATTTGCTACGTCAACGCCTTCGACTCTTTGCTCATGTGCTTGCAGCAGGAACGAGATGGCGACGTTTTAGCGGTCGTAGGAAAGTTTTTGTCGGCTGCATTGCGCAATAAGACTCTAATGCTCGCCTGTGACGTCGACCTGGACACGCTGTGTCAACTTTTGTGCAAAGTCATTTCGGTAGGATCGTTTTAGGATGCGAAAAGGGGGGAGTTATATAGAGAGGCTTTTTGCGTAGACTCTGGTTAAAGATGGGGATTCGAAAGACTGCTTGGAAGACTTTTATAAGACTTTGTTtacgttgacgtcatattttggAGACTTGAAGAGAAAGGTCGATTAGaacattaattaagtctaatttatttttcgaaatttcatttttgttgTAGCAAGAACTGTTAGAATGTTTGGAACGCGGGCTTTCAGGTCGCTGCAGTCGAAGTTGTCTTCTTTCCATAAAGATTTGCCTTCTTGAAATGAATTCGGAGTCTCCTATCAAACGGTAACTAATCCCATGTGATAAAATAACGATAAATCTCGTTTTCTGCAGACTCCTGCCCTCGATTCTATCATCCATGGCCAAACTATCAGCCACAGTCAATTTATCCGGTCCACTTCTCGAATGTCTTCAAGGTACAGTCTCATTGCGACTCTTTTTAGTGAACCCTAGTCTATTATTTTAGTATTGAGTTGGTCTGAGTTGGAACCGTTGCATGCTGGGTGTCGTGAGAAGGACTATCAttcgatttttagcatgcTTATTCCCTATACAGACTCCACTAAGTAAGTCGTGGCCGAAATCTGGATTCTGTCTttatttgtattttttttagattttcttcgcttATTGTCACTTTAGCGTTTCACGTCACGTTTTCGTGGTTCGTGAGAATTCCTCTTCAATTTCGCAAATCCGTTAATCAATTCGTTTCCAAGGTaaactagaaaagaaacgatttcttcttgcaCTCGCTCATCTTTTCTATCAGCGTCTCGATTCGTTGCACGTTCTCGCGAGCGAAAGCCAAGGCGGAAGCGGAAGCGGATCCCCACTCGTCAGTCCTCGAATCATAAAACGACAAAAATCGCCGAATTTTAGCGACTACGCAATGAAATcagtcgacgaagagagcaaaaaacaattgacaGCATCAGCAAGTCTTCGCGACGAGCTAAAAGAAGTCTGCGCCGATCTAATGGCTCACTACACCTTCTCGAATGTACACACCCATCCTTCCAGGTAAAACAACAATAGTCTCTCTTCGAAATTGAcgctatttaattatttaaaggTCGAATACTGTACGATGGATGACAGACGGCGGTCTGACGAAGAGCTGGTTAGTCGGACGAAGCGTCGTCACCATCACGACGGCGCTAGAGCGAAAAGACCAATTGGCGTCGTCATCTCGAACTGGAACATTAGCCTCGCTTCACTCAATCGATTCTCTTGATcgagcgtcgccgttcgATTCCGCCGCTCGACGTGGCGACATCGGCGTCGGTCGCGGTTGGGCCGACGTGTTGGTGCGTCGTCCAACGGCGAATATATCGTGGACTATGAGAGTGGAGAACAAGGGCGAACCCGTTCGGGCGTCCGTCGCTTCTGTGCCGCTATTTGGCGGCGTCGCCGGTAGCGATACGCCGCtctcgttgtcgtcggaTCACGGCGGaagcgtgacgtcgtttgcaCTGCGACGGATACAGGCGattcgcggcggcggaggaggaatGAAGAAAGGCGGCAGCGCCGGAATTAGCCCTTATTCGTCGAGTTTGTCGTCGCCTGTTCGACCGGCACCGCGTTGGCCCACGTTACCCGTCAACTCCCCGTTTACCGGTGACGGAAGACGAATTTCTAGAGACGAAATTTTGACGGAAACGGCTAgcgccgacgaagaagaagaagaaaaagaagaagaagaagaaggagaagaagaaactgaCGGTCAGTATACGAAAACTAAGTACATAAAAATCagagcgatttttctctagttTGTCGAACGACTGCTGAGCCAATTCCCTCCAGTGCAAGCACTCTCAAAGGCGATTTCAATTTTGAGACGGTATTATAGTCCAAAGTCTTCTTACTGCGCTATTTATTCACTTCGGTGTACTCTAACAGCCTCAGCTGGGGGAAAGTCCGTTGGAGAGATCGCTAATAAACATGCAAGAGCAAAAAGAGTAAGTCTTCGTGAGctttattatttttcaatttttactTTATTAGTGTGGCGACCCGGTCACTGAGTCCTTTACTGAGAAACAAATCGTGTCCAGAACTCTGTCTCTTTCTGAACGATCCATCCGCGGTTTCggctcgattttctcggcaaTCGAGTCGCGAAGCCGAAGACGTGTTGCTCTCCCCGACGTCGCCTCGTTCGCCGcttgaaacgttttttgaaaGCAAAGAGCCCGAATCGAGCCTCACGTTGACAGCGACGCCGTCTGCTAGTCTCTTAGCGACTTCGGCCAAAGATCCGACGTCAATTTCGCAGCGAGACTCAAGCGCTCTTGATCCAAGGTAGGAGAATAGTTGTATTGCATGTCTGAATcacgtttttgtctttgcgTTTTTTAGCTTTGTGTTCATGCAGCTCTATGGGCAAATATTCGGATTCTTAGGCGATGCGAATAGTCCCGTTCTTCTACCCCAAGAAGAGGTATTCtattgaatcaataaaaCGATTATAATCGTCGGTCTAGGGCATGGAACGAGCGATCAAAGTTCTAGATCATTTGCCTGCTTTTAGCACTCACAAAATCGGTCTTATTTACGTTGGAAACGGACAGGTGCGCTTCGAAGGGGGTCCCTCATCTCTTGAACCACGACTTCTTGTGTTTAGCGAACTGAAAATGAAGTTTTGGCGAATTCGTGGGGTTCCTCTCGCTACTGTCAATTCGTCAACGGCATCGGCAGTCTCGTTCGATTGTCCGATTGCCAA
Proteins encoded in this region:
- the LOC136183952 gene encoding DCN1-like protein 3, translated to MGALLSHCVSSNDDATRSPDVAAQSTTSSHRGRVSPKQNGSRIHEKNAKSREANTVPDIKRSSPPTTESVEAKIGAYFARYKDPDEDRILAEGMERFCADLGVDPTEFVVLALAWTFEADEMCAFARNEFVGGCRRLGDVHSPETLRAKFPDVEREATGPRFRDFYRFTFGFGLDKSSGQRSLPLAIAVPLWQLVFSKRRDVIVLESWCAYLEANQVKGISRDTWNMFLPFALTIRDDFSNYDDSEAWPSLFDDFVEYQTSVRQ
- the LOC136183955 gene encoding intraflagellar transport protein 27 homolog; amino-acid sequence: MALLRSSSSVSVQLRAKCIVAGDAAVGKSALSQILHGEGNVSKTYSMTPGVEILTKVLQLPDSSNTVEMLLYDSGGQPLFSDVVSKYWENPSLLVIVYDVTNQDSFKNSSKWFDQVHSLAPNLTIPGVLVANKTDLLERRAVTESEGRSLASEKDLAYFETSTKKSESCLAPFLHLAKEYFKLYEEAVEVMKTIG
- the LOC136183957 gene encoding tuberin-like; protein product: MASEFRKRLQNLFRRRSEDPEHSLTLDPEDITIGVDTVKELSRENPLVHRLLRLKELTDIVAKQRVEEYAVESIWIAIKDLLRPSNPLETRSIVLAFLEALIRGQYGELGLLRHHFFRVVAMHNIEEDFAQRLGILTELTGQGRNVQSFEQDIGPLLLNWMPVMANHEKLSAFLKLTVNVIHFNASYLEESVISGLVQYTCVICDRFESVSGVVESCLELVDSVLRYSCLPTSALQPTITTLCHTVVGETFSHVSWQLMSKLLGTHLGHRGIYTLCEILQDNASDPCLLQGAIFFLGESLWGSQRVSSLKHSFPSVLPSILKALDLGHPSVFYKAVLSMERLIEKEGQRLDYVTWDLVLSILESISVFVESEKSLVNGSRVARKLHHIFSCVEGSCESGKFLGEAKRFFSLAERFTCKRPELCALTLVSFRARAIDPSASDWIQSLESVLIRYYVNDARTNVRLKALTVLEAVLSSIRHTFEDLLIESVVLPLFHSSTPSIEEDGDVDVRQAVVQLHLDLAFGCTNPHFFSLVVVIERVVKRTMESETQIGKDVETAMIGLVELFKYKLLHIPPHHSYCLFRILVNHVQLQYKRQDTSSRASRIRQQIFECFLRLRANPLHQLGFLCSNNTTVDYSPFVTCDESEDDVLNKRRSSRPLPIGKAACFAAMPHQEPICYVNAFDSLLMCLQQERDGDVLAVVGKFLSAALRNKTLMLACDVDLDTLCQLLCKVISTLVKDGDSKDCLEDFYKTLFTLTSYFGDLKRKQELLECLERGLSGRCSRSCLLSIKICLLEMNSESPIKRLLPSILSSMAKLSATVNLSGPLLECLQVLSWSELEPLHAGCREKDYHSIFSMLIPYTDSTKFSSLIVTLAFHVTFSWFVRIPLQFRKSVNQFVSKRLDSLHVLASESQGGSGSGSPLVSPRIIKRQKSPNFSDYAMKSVDEESKKQLTASASLRDELKEVCADLMAHYTFSNVHTHPSRSNTVRWMTDGGLTKSWLVGRSVVTITTALERKDQLASSSRTGTLASLHSIDSLDRASPFDSAARRGDIGVGRGWADVLVRRPTANISWTMRVENKGEPVRASVASVPLFGGVAGSDTPLSLSSDHGGSVTSFALRRIQAIRGGGGGMKKGGSAGISPYSSSLSSPVRPAPRWPTLPVNSPFTGDGRRISRDEILTETASADEEEEEKEEEEEGEEETDVCRTTAEPIPSSASTLKGDFNFETPQLGESPLERSLINMQEQKDVATRSLSPLLRNKSCPELCLFLNDPSAVSARFSRQSSREAEDVLLSPTSPRSPLETFFESKEPESSLTLTATPSASLLATSAKDPTSISQRDSSALDPSFVFMQLYGQIFGFLGDANSPVLLPQEEGMERAIKVLDHLPAFSTHKIGLIYVGNGQRTENEVLANSWGSSRYCQFVNGIGSLVRLSDCQEPEVCLGGLHRTGEDGDFTCLWKDGVTQVVFHVATLMGQQTSSMTSKKLHIGNNFVTIVYNDSGEIYPPDVIKSRLNSVDIIVTPLDMNSNEVAIRFREGSAVVGIADLGPYVISDNRLPVLARQLALVSDLACLTYREQVYGDVQGSNWVERLRKIKQLYGKVGYSSKAQASYIAFT